A window from Moritella yayanosii encodes these proteins:
- a CDS encoding oligosaccharide flippase family protein has product MLSKIKSVLSHSEHRNTAINAFIALFIRILGAGMAFIFNLLVARSLGAEKSGYFFLAFALIMFLSAFCRMGFENTILRFSGIAAKQQQGKSISAILHYAFKYTLPLAVLMSVFLYLIAEPLAVYGFSKPEMINTLKAISPAIFAISVVTLLAMSLQAQQRLTASIPCQNIVHLVLTSVAILAFSLSTATEVSAVFSIALIISSIIFYGIWSKGLNQEGQLSGNNKKLLDKKERLPNKNELWKSAKSNWLISMMGQTVQWIGPLITGMWLMAEDVAYLSVAMRIAMLTSFILMAINLVVAPKFAAFHASNDMSGLRSTALFSVRLLILSAVPIVSFMFVFPEFLMGLFGEDFVSAAGLLQILVLGQFINVVTGSVGYLLTMSGHERDMRNISLVSGIMAVVLTLFLTKHYGVTGCAIATAASLAFQNLAAVYFVKKRLGFNTLLFWQKI; this is encoded by the coding sequence ATGTTATCTAAAATAAAATCTGTATTATCTCATTCGGAACATCGAAATACGGCCATTAATGCATTTATTGCATTGTTTATTCGTATTCTCGGTGCTGGCATGGCGTTCATTTTTAATTTATTGGTCGCAAGATCGTTAGGTGCAGAGAAATCGGGTTATTTCTTCTTAGCATTTGCACTGATTATGTTCTTGTCCGCTTTTTGCCGCATGGGTTTTGAGAATACGATTTTACGATTTTCGGGGATCGCGGCAAAGCAGCAACAGGGCAAGTCAATTTCAGCAATATTACATTATGCATTTAAATACACACTGCCTTTAGCAGTTTTGATGAGTGTATTTTTGTATTTGATTGCAGAGCCTTTAGCTGTATACGGCTTTAGTAAACCTGAAATGATAAATACATTAAAAGCGATATCGCCTGCTATATTCGCTATATCGGTGGTGACGCTACTTGCAATGAGCCTACAAGCGCAGCAACGTTTAACGGCTTCGATCCCTTGCCAAAATATTGTTCACCTTGTTTTAACCTCTGTAGCTATTTTAGCGTTCAGCCTATCGACCGCAACAGAAGTGAGTGCTGTATTTTCAATCGCATTGATTATTTCCTCAATTATATTTTATGGAATATGGTCAAAAGGACTAAATCAAGAAGGGCAGTTGTCTGGCAATAATAAAAAGTTACTAGACAAAAAAGAACGATTACCTAACAAAAATGAACTATGGAAAAGTGCCAAATCAAATTGGCTAATCAGCATGATGGGCCAGACTGTTCAATGGATAGGCCCATTAATTACAGGTATGTGGTTAATGGCTGAAGACGTTGCATATTTGTCTGTTGCCATGCGTATTGCCATGCTCACTAGTTTTATCTTAATGGCGATTAACTTAGTGGTGGCTCCTAAGTTCGCGGCATTCCATGCCAGTAATGATATGAGCGGTTTGCGTAGTACGGCATTATTTTCGGTGCGATTATTAATATTATCTGCAGTACCAATTGTTTCATTCATGTTTGTATTCCCCGAATTTTTAATGGGGTTGTTTGGTGAAGACTTTGTGAGCGCCGCAGGATTATTACAAATATTGGTCTTAGGTCAGTTTATTAATGTCGTCACAGGTTCGGTGGGTTATCTGCTTACCATGTCAGGACATGAACGTGATATGCGTAATATTTCGTTAGTATCAGGTATTATGGCTGTCGTGTTGACCTTATTTCTGACGAAGCATTACGGCGTAACAGGTTGTGCAATTGCGACAGCAGCAAGCCTTGCATTTCAGAATTTAGCCGCGGTTTACTTTGTCAAAAAACGGCTAGGATTTAACACTCTACTGTTTTGGCAAAAAATCTAA